Proteins encoded together in one Mycobacterium noviomagense window:
- a CDS encoding toxin-antitoxin system HicB family antitoxin, translating to MKQLLLRIPEELHRRLAARAAREMRSVNALATEILDAAADADSGDRRAQLRAAAAAAGTLRTVDARPVSATRRQRIIESTRGLGPQIDRLLAQERERL from the coding sequence ATGAAGCAGCTGCTACTGCGAATACCTGAAGAGCTGCACCGGCGGCTGGCCGCTCGTGCCGCGCGTGAAATGCGTAGCGTGAACGCGCTGGCGACCGAGATCCTCGACGCCGCGGCCGACGCCGACAGCGGCGACCGGCGAGCCCAATTACGCGCCGCCGCAGCAGCAGCAGGCACGTTGCGCACCGTCGACGCTCGCCCCGTGAGCGCAACCAGGCGACAGCGCATTATCGAGTCGACACGCGGCCTTGGCCCGCAAATTGATCGGTTGCTTGCGCAAGAGCGCGAGCGGTTGTGA
- a CDS encoding type II toxin-antitoxin system VapC family toxin, whose translation MIAYLDSSVLARAYLVDEDGHQQAIALLGDPEIATVTGTWTRIEVSGALVRAARGGRGDEKGLLALLDADLTGPVIVLAAPQDQVEQHALELVRRHGLRAMDAWHLAVAAIVVPPLLDRGEPKAFASRDQAQRKVAEELGFIAI comes from the coding sequence GTGATCGCCTACCTGGACTCCTCGGTTCTGGCTCGCGCTTACCTTGTCGATGAGGATGGACACCAGCAGGCAATCGCGCTGCTCGGCGACCCAGAGATCGCCACCGTCACGGGGACCTGGACAAGGATCGAAGTTTCGGGCGCATTGGTCCGCGCCGCGCGCGGCGGCCGCGGCGATGAGAAGGGGCTGCTCGCGCTGCTGGACGCGGACCTCACCGGCCCTGTGATCGTCCTCGCCGCGCCACAAGACCAGGTTGAACAGCACGCTCTTGAACTTGTTCGCCGACATGGGCTGCGAGCGATGGATGCGTGGCACTTGGCCGTCGCCGCAATCGTTGTTCCACCGCTGCTGGATCGCGGCGAGCCCAAGGCGTTCGCATCGCGCGACCAGGCCCAACGAAAGGTCGCCGAAGAGCTCGGGTTCATCGCGATCTGA